From the Leptolyngbya sp. O-77 genome, one window contains:
- the ctaD gene encoding cytochrome c oxidase subunit I, producing the protein MTQAQVPLDDAALVADHDHPQVHKAWKWYHYFGYNIDHKVIGIQYLVTAFVFYLIGGLMAVGMRMELATPDPDFVDPSLYNALLTNHGTIMIFLWIVPAAIGGFGNYLIPLMIGARDMAFPNLNAIAFWLNPPAGLLLLGSFFFGGAQAGWTSYPPLSEITAPIAQSMWIMAIVLVGTSSILGAVNFIVTIIMMRVPSMTWDKLPLFCWAILATSALALVSTPVLAAGLILLLFDINFGTSFYKPDAGGNIIIYQHLFWFYSHPAVYLMILPIFGMMSEIIPVYARKPIFGYKAIAYSSLAICLVGLFVWVHHMFTSGTPPWMRLFFTISTLIVAVPTGVKIFSWVATLWGGKIRFTTAMLFAIGLLGMFVLGGLSGITLGAAPFDIHVHDTYYIVAHFHYVLFGGSVFGLYAAIYHWFPKMTGRMMNEQLGQVHFVMTFIGANLTFLPMHSLGAHGMPRRVAMYDPQFTALNQLCTFGAFMLAASLIPFIINAVWSWMRGPKASDNPWNALTLEWTTASPPIIENWEVLPVVTHGPYEYGMAEEALAVE; encoded by the coding sequence ATGACTCAAGCACAAGTTCCACTCGACGACGCAGCGCTTGTTGCAGACCATGACCACCCCCAGGTTCACAAAGCCTGGAAGTGGTATCACTACTTCGGCTACAACATCGATCACAAGGTGATTGGCATTCAATACCTAGTGACGGCGTTTGTGTTTTATCTCATCGGCGGGCTGATGGCCGTGGGCATGAGGATGGAGCTAGCCACGCCCGATCCCGATTTTGTCGATCCAAGCCTGTATAACGCGCTGCTGACCAACCACGGCACGATCATGATCTTTCTGTGGATCGTGCCTGCGGCGATCGGGGGCTTTGGCAACTACCTAATTCCCCTGATGATCGGCGCACGAGACATGGCGTTTCCCAACCTGAATGCGATCGCCTTCTGGCTCAACCCGCCCGCTGGCTTGCTATTGCTGGGCAGTTTCTTTTTTGGCGGGGCGCAGGCCGGGTGGACTTCCTACCCACCGCTGAGCGAAATCACCGCTCCGATCGCCCAGTCGATGTGGATTATGGCGATCGTGCTGGTGGGCACATCCTCGATCCTGGGCGCGGTGAACTTCATCGTCACCATCATCATGATGCGGGTTCCGAGTATGACGTGGGACAAGCTGCCGCTGTTTTGCTGGGCAATCTTGGCGACTTCGGCGCTGGCGCTGGTGTCTACCCCTGTGCTGGCGGCGGGCCTGATCCTGCTGCTGTTTGATATCAACTTTGGCACGTCATTTTACAAGCCAGATGCGGGCGGAAATATCATCATTTACCAGCATTTGTTCTGGTTCTATTCGCATCCGGCGGTGTATCTGATGATTTTGCCGATTTTCGGCATGATGTCGGAAATTATCCCGGTCTATGCCCGCAAGCCGATTTTTGGCTATAAGGCGATCGCCTATTCCAGTCTGGCCATTTGCCTGGTGGGTCTGTTTGTCTGGGTACACCATATGTTCACCAGCGGCACGCCGCCCTGGATGCGCCTATTTTTCACGATTTCCACGCTGATTGTGGCCGTCCCCACCGGGGTCAAGATCTTTAGCTGGGTGGCAACGCTGTGGGGCGGCAAGATCCGCTTCACGACGGCGATGCTGTTTGCGATTGGTCTGCTGGGCATGTTCGTGCTGGGCGGACTCAGCGGCATCACGCTGGGCGCTGCGCCGTTCGACATCCACGTTCACGATACGTATTACATCGTGGCGCACTTCCACTACGTGCTGTTTGGTGGGTCGGTGTTTGGGCTGTATGCCGCGATTTATCACTGGTTCCCCAAAATGACGGGCCGCATGATGAACGAGCAACTGGGTCAGGTGCATTTCGTGATGACCTTCATCGGGGCAAACCTTACCTTTTTGCCGATGCACTCGCTGGGAGCGCACGGAATGCCGCGCCGCGTCGCCATGTATGACCCGCAGTTTACTGCCCTAAACCAGCTCTGCACCTTTGGCGCATTCATGCTGGCGGCTTCGCTGATCCCCTTCATCATCAACGCGGTGTGGAGCTGGATGCGCGGCCCCAAAGCCAGCGACAACCCCTGGAATGCGCTGACGCTGGAATGGACGACCGCCTCGCCGCCGATCATCGAAAACTGGGAAGTGCTGCCTGTAGTGACGCACGGCCCGTATGAGTATGGGATGGCGGAGGAAGCGCTGGCGGTAGAGTGA